A window of Coregonus clupeaformis isolate EN_2021a chromosome 28, ASM2061545v1, whole genome shotgun sequence contains these coding sequences:
- the LOC121542719 gene encoding sugar transporter SWEET1 isoform X3 produces MEFLQFLSWACIVFTVGMFSTGLTDLKKMRASKSADNVQFLPFLTTCLNNLGWLYYGILKTDGTLVLVNTIGACLQSLYILSYCHYTYDKGESQLAQLGLTCSLFTVSMYLSPLADLMKIVRTGSVECLSFSLTVATFLTSTSWTLYGLQLQDYYIMVPNTPGIVTSLIRFFLFWRFASVNQGVPSYKLIEI; encoded by the exons ATGGAGTTTTTGCAGTTTCTGTCATGGGCGTGCATCGTATTTACAGTCGGGATGTTCTCGACTGGACT GACGGACCTGAAGAAGATGAGAGCTTCCAAAAGTGCAGATAACGTCCAGTTCCTTCCCTTCCTCACCACATGCCTCaa TAACCTGGGCTGGCTGTATTATGGGATACTGAAGACGGATGGGACTCTGGTCCTGGTTAACACCATAGGAGCCTGTCTACAGTCCCTCTACATCCTCTCCTACTGCCACTACACCTACGATAAG GGAGAGTCTCAGCTGGCCCAGTTAG GCCTCACCTGCAGCCTGTTCACTGTCAGCATGTACCTGAGTCCACTCGCTGACCTG aTGAAGATAGTGCGTACAGGTAGTGTGGAGTGTTTGTCCTTCTCTTTGACTGTAGCTACCTTCCTCACCTCAACATCCTGGACGCTCTATGGGCTACAGCTGCAAGACTACTATATCATG GTTCCAAACACGCCAGGCATCGTGACCAGTCTCATCCGGTTCTTCCTGTTCTGGAGATTTGCGTCTGTCAATCAAGGTGTGCCGTCCTATAAGCTCATCGAAATCTAA
- the efna1b gene encoding ephrin-A1b: protein MDLVWLVCLAVSFGTWFASAERHSVFWNSTNPNFLWDEYTVEVKINDYLDIICPHYTRGELPSQEAERYVLYMVEREDYEVCKPHSFDQLRWECSRPFAAHAPERFSEKFQRFTPFTLGKEFRQGESYYYISKPLHHHGQECLRLKVDVVGLHGSGKAKADKAKDGAMEKAIDGGKGKIGAGGGVHNPSNRLPADDPAVLEPKVQKSVGSSGVQLVSLSVFFTLFPVLLSLLLH from the exons ATGGATTTGGTGTGGCTGGTATGTTTGGCAGTGAGCTTCGGAACCTGGTTCGCCTCTGCAGAGAGACACAGCGTCTTCTGGAATAGCACAAACCCAAA tttcctatgGGATGAGTACACAGTGGAGGTGAAAATCAATGACTACCTGGACATTATCTGTCCTCACTACACACGCGGGGAGCTGCCGTCCCAGGAGGCCGAGCGGTATGTGCTGTACATGGTGGAGAGGGAGGACTATGAGGTGTGTAAGCCCCACTCCTTCGACCAGCTGCGTTGGGAATGTTCCCGGCCCTTCGCTGCCCACGCCCCCGAGAGGTTCTCCGAGAAGTTCCAACGCTTCACCCCCTTCACCCTGGGCAAGGAGTTCAGACAGGGAGAGAGCTACTACTATATCT cCAAGCCGCTGCATCACCACGGCCAGGAGTGTCTGAGGCTGAAGGTGGACGTGGTTGGACTTCATG GCTCTGGGAAGGCCAAAGCTGACAAAGCAAAAGATGGAGCGATGGAGAAAGCGATAGATGGAGGAAAGGGAAAGataggagcaggaggaggagtacACAACCCCTCCAACAGGCTTCCAGCAG atgacccTGCTGTGTTGGAGCCTAAGGTCCAGAAGAGTGTGGGTAGTTCAGGTGTTCAGCTGGTCTCCCTGTCGGTCTTCTTCACCCTGTTCCCAGTCCTACTATCCCTGTTACTCCACTGA
- the LOC121542719 gene encoding sugar transporter SWEET1 isoform X1, with the protein MEFLQFLSWACIVFTVGMFSTGLTDLKKMRASKSADNVQFLPFLTTCLNNLGWLYYGILKTDGTLVLVNTIGACLQSLYILSYCHYTYDKRRVTSQTLLAGGVVCGGWLYFSVLLPQGESQLAQLGLTCSLFTISMYLSPLADLMKIVRTGSVECLSFSLTVATFLTSTSWTLYGLQLQDYYIMVPNTPGIVTSLIRFFLFWRFASVNQGVPSYKLIEI; encoded by the exons ATGGAGTTTTTGCAGTTTCTGTCATGGGCGTGCATCGTATTTACAGTCGGGATGTTCTCGACTGGACT GACGGACCTGAAGAAGATGAGAGCTTCCAAAAGTGCAGATAACGTCCAGTTCCTTCCCTTCCTCACCACATGCCTCaa TAACCTGGGCTGGCTGTATTATGGGATACTGAAGACGGATGGGACTCTGGTCCTGGTTAACACCATAGGAGCCTGTCTACAGTCCCTCTACATCCTCTCCTACTGCCACTACACCTACGATAAG AGGCGAGTGACCTCTCAGACGTTACTAGCAGGAGGAGTGGTCTGTGGAGGCTGGCTGTACTTCAGTGTTCTCCTTCCTCAGGGAGAGTCTCAGCTGGCCCAGTTAGGCCTCACCTGCAGCCTGTTCACTATCAGCATGTACCTGAGTCCACTCGCTGACCTG aTGAAGATAGTGCGTACAGGTAGTGTGGAGTGTTTGTCCTTCTCTTTGACTGTAGCTACCTTCCTCACCTCAACATCCTGGACGCTCTATGGGCTACAGCTGCAAGACTACTATATCATG GTTCCAAACACGCCAGGCATCGTGACCAGTCTCATCCGGTTCTTCCTGTTCTGGAGATTTGCGTCTGTCAATCAAGGTGTGCCGTCCTATAAGCTCATCGAAATCTAA
- the LOC121542719 gene encoding sugar transporter SWEET1 isoform X2: protein MEFLQFLSWACIVFTVGMFSTGLTDLKKMRASKSADNVQFLPFLTTCLNNLGWLYYGILKTDGTLVLVNTIGACLQSLYILSYCHYTYDKRRVTSQTLLAGGVVCGGWLYFSVLLPQGESQLAQLGLTCSLFTVSMYLSPLADLMKIVRTGSVECLSFSLTVATFLTSTSWTLYGLQLQDYYIMVPNTPGIVTSLIRFFLFWRFASVNQGVPSYKLIEI, encoded by the exons ATGGAGTTTTTGCAGTTTCTGTCATGGGCGTGCATCGTATTTACAGTCGGGATGTTCTCGACTGGACT GACGGACCTGAAGAAGATGAGAGCTTCCAAAAGTGCAGATAACGTCCAGTTCCTTCCCTTCCTCACCACATGCCTCaa TAACCTGGGCTGGCTGTATTATGGGATACTGAAGACGGATGGGACTCTGGTCCTGGTTAACACCATAGGAGCCTGTCTACAGTCCCTCTACATCCTCTCCTACTGCCACTACACCTACGATAAG AGGCGAGTGACCTCTCAGACGTTACTAGCAGGAGGAGTGGTCTGTGGAGGCTGGCTGTACTTCAGTGTTCTCCTTCCTCAGGGAGAGTCTCAGCTGGCCCAGTTAG GCCTCACCTGCAGCCTGTTCACTGTCAGCATGTACCTGAGTCCACTCGCTGACCTG aTGAAGATAGTGCGTACAGGTAGTGTGGAGTGTTTGTCCTTCTCTTTGACTGTAGCTACCTTCCTCACCTCAACATCCTGGACGCTCTATGGGCTACAGCTGCAAGACTACTATATCATG GTTCCAAACACGCCAGGCATCGTGACCAGTCTCATCCGGTTCTTCCTGTTCTGGAGATTTGCGTCTGTCAATCAAGGTGTGCCGTCCTATAAGCTCATCGAAATCTAA
- the LOC121542719 gene encoding sugar transporter SWEET1 isoform X4, with amino-acid sequence MEFLQFLSWACIVFTVGMFSTGLTDLKKMRASKSADNVQFLPFLTTCLNNLGWLYYGILKTDGTLVLVNTIGACLQSLYILSYCHYTYDKGESQLAQLGLTCSLFTISMYLSPLADLMKIVRTGSVECLSFSLTVATFLTSTSWTLYGLQLQDYYIMVPNTPGIVTSLIRFFLFWRFASVNQGVPSYKLIEI; translated from the exons ATGGAGTTTTTGCAGTTTCTGTCATGGGCGTGCATCGTATTTACAGTCGGGATGTTCTCGACTGGACT GACGGACCTGAAGAAGATGAGAGCTTCCAAAAGTGCAGATAACGTCCAGTTCCTTCCCTTCCTCACCACATGCCTCaa TAACCTGGGCTGGCTGTATTATGGGATACTGAAGACGGATGGGACTCTGGTCCTGGTTAACACCATAGGAGCCTGTCTACAGTCCCTCTACATCCTCTCCTACTGCCACTACACCTACGATAAG GGAGAGTCTCAGCTGGCCCAGTTAGGCCTCACCTGCAGCCTGTTCACTATCAGCATGTACCTGAGTCCACTCGCTGACCTG aTGAAGATAGTGCGTACAGGTAGTGTGGAGTGTTTGTCCTTCTCTTTGACTGTAGCTACCTTCCTCACCTCAACATCCTGGACGCTCTATGGGCTACAGCTGCAAGACTACTATATCATG GTTCCAAACACGCCAGGCATCGTGACCAGTCTCATCCGGTTCTTCCTGTTCTGGAGATTTGCGTCTGTCAATCAAGGTGTGCCGTCCTATAAGCTCATCGAAATCTAA